The sequence below is a genomic window from Nakaseomyces glabratus chromosome F, complete sequence.
ATTGCATTTCCATTTGTGGACAGAAGTAGAAGAAGTACCGAAACAGTTGAACTGGAAGGATGatagaataataaatattttagtCGGGAGACCTCCTCATAAGCTCAGTaacgatgatgatgaagaacaagaaggtGATTGTAAACGTGCCAAGAAAGAGTATATACTGCCTGTTGAGATGTCGATGTACAAAGAGGGCTACCTAACTTTAGAATTGCTCGATAAGATATTCGATGATCTGTGTGCTGCATCCACACAGAGACTTTTGCTTGGGATAGTTAATGATGATGGTACTGTGTTGTATTATTTTGCCCACAAGGGTATATACAAGCCAAAGAAAAACTGACGAAACCGAAATATAGCTACAGGACCTACACAACAAATCCGTTATCATAACACTTCTTTACGATTATGTTCCAATTGCACGAACTaatattgtaaatatatacTACTGTTCCATTCATACAGAAATTTTATTTAGTAATGTACTTATCAAGTCACCACGTTCCCTGAATACTGGCTCTCTAACATTCAAATTAAAATCAAGTGCATTATACTTGGTGAATGTTTCCTTGAGTGTATCAACATAACCATTGCTTTTCATTTCCTTCAGATACTTACAGATTTCATTATTGTTCGGAAGAATAACCAATTGGATATACATGTAGGAATAAAATAGTATTGGTACTGGCGAAGTCTTCGGAAGATCATCAGTAATAGAATCCCATTGATCGAGAAACTCAAGAAGCTTATGCATATAATTTCTGTTCAACCGTACACTTTTCAATTCCTCTGCTCTCTGCCTCTTTCGTAGACCTCTTAATGCAAAAGTCTTTGATTGTGCAAGCTCATAATCTGCTGGaccatcatcttcatcttcatcttccttTTCCTCGACTGGTAAGTACTCTAAATCAACACATTGTTCTTTAGCCCTGTTGCGGTACTCGTACGCTGCATTGAAATT
It includes:
- the SEN15 gene encoding Sen15p (CAGL0F06435g~Ortholog(s) have tRNA-intron endonuclease activity, role in tRNA-type intron splice site recognition and cleavage and tRNA-intron endonuclease complex localization), whose product is MSNLTERVRDNLLHFHLWTEVEEVPKQLNWKDDRIINILVGRPPHKLSNDDDEEQEGDCKRAKKEYILPVEMSMYKEGYLTLELLDKIFDDLCAASTQRLLLGIVNDDGTVLYYFAHKGIYKPKKN
- the SAM37 gene encoding SAM complex subunit SAM37 (CAGL0F06457g~Ortholog(s) have role in fungal-type cell wall organization or biogenesis, mitochondrial outer membrane translocase complex assembly, pathogenesis, phospholipid transport, protein import into mitochondrial outer membrane); amino-acid sequence: MTGSVLYLWGKDRASGISGESIALEWYLKSKALREVEIVFANNTDISPLGRLPVLKVCSNGDYIHGFLNIVDYLEPKRKDEFTDMEKLMELSAMSMLDSNLKTLNEYQLYLDKNNYITFTRKELSQLLYFPFNFNAAYEYRNRAKEQCVDLEYLPVEEKEDEDEDDGPADYELAQSKTFALRGLRKRQRAEELKSVRLNRNYMHKLLEFLDQWDSITDDLPKTSPVPILFYSYMYIQLVILPNNNEICKYLKEMKSNGYVDTLKETFTKYNALDFNLNVREPVFRERGDLISTLLNKISV